The following coding sequences are from one Molothrus aeneus isolate 106 chromosome Z, BPBGC_Maene_1.0, whole genome shotgun sequence window:
- the DNAJB5 gene encoding dnaJ homolog subfamily B member 5 isoform X2 gives MPAILLFWSRAERNKYSAPSSVAIMGKDYYKILGIQSGANEDEIKKAYRKMALKYHPDKNKDPNAEEKFKEIAEAYDVLSDPKKRAVYDQYGEEGLKTGGGSSGGSGNTFHYTFHGDPHATFASFFGGSNPFDIFFASSRSRMFNGFDQEDMDMDDDDDPFSAFGRFGFNGINGVHRRHQESLHTRRKVQDPPVIHELKVSLEEIYHGSTKRMKITRRRLNADGRTMRTEDKILNIVIKRGWKEGTKITFPKEGDATPDNIPADIVFILKDKPHSHFKRDGTNVIYTANISLKEALCGCTVNIPTIDGRVIPLPCNDIIKPGTVKRLRGEGLPFPKAPSQRGDLIVEFKIRFPDRIAPQTRQILKQHLPCS, from the exons ATGCCGGCAATCCTGCTCTTCTGGAGCCGCGCCGAGAG GAATAAGTACTCGGCTCCCAGCAGTGTCGCCATCATGGGGAAGGACTATTACAAGATTTTGGGCATCCAGAGCGGTGCTAATGAAGATGAAATCAAGAAGGCCTATCGGAAAATGGCCCTGAAATATCACCCCGATAAGAATAAAGACCCCAACGCTGAGGAGAAGTTCAAGGAGATTGCAGAGGCTTATGACGTCCTGAGTGACCCCAAGAAACGAGCTGTGTACGACCAGTATGGGGAGGAAG GTCTCAAAACTGGAGGTGGCTCTTCAGGTGGCTCagggaacaccttccactacaccTTCCATGGAGACCCCCATGCCACCTTCGCATCCTTCTTTGGAGGCTCCAACCCTTTCGACATCTTCTTCGCCAGCAGCCGCTCCCGGATGTTCAATGGCTTTGACCAGGAAGACATGGATATGGATGATGATGACGACCCTTTCAGTGCCTTTGGCCGGTTCGGCTTCAACGGCATTAATGGGGTTCACCGGCGGCACCAGGAGTCCCTGCACACGCGGAGGAAGGTCCAGGACCCACCTGTCATCCACGAGCTCAAGGTGTCCCTGGAAGAGATCTACCACGGATCCACCAAGAGGATGAAGATCACTCGCAGAAGGCTCAACGCTGATGGCCGGACCATGCGGACTGAGGACAAGATCCTAAACATTGTCATCAAACGGGGTTGGAAGGAGGGAACCAAAATCACATTCCCCAAAGAAGGGGATGCCACTCCAGACAACATCCCTGCAGACATCGTCTTCATCCTCAAGGACAAGCCTCACTCGCACTTCAAGAGGGACGGGACAAACGTGATCTACACGGCAAACATCAGTCTTAAAGAG GCCTTGTGCGGCTGCACTGTGAACATTCCCACCATCGATGGACGGGTGATCCCGCTCCCCTGCAACGACATCATCAAGCCAGGGACAGTGAAGAGACTACGTGGGGAGGGGCTGCCCTTCCCCAAGGCCCCCAGCCAGCGAGGAGACTTGATCGTGGAGTTCAAAATCCGCTTCCCGGACAGAATAGCTCCCCAGACGAGACAGATCCTCAAGCAGCACCTCCCATGCTCCTAG
- the DNAJB5 gene encoding dnaJ homolog subfamily B member 5 isoform X1 has protein sequence MFKIKLEPLKMTAWTMNVFVKFRNKYSAPSSVAIMGKDYYKILGIQSGANEDEIKKAYRKMALKYHPDKNKDPNAEEKFKEIAEAYDVLSDPKKRAVYDQYGEEGLKTGGGSSGGSGNTFHYTFHGDPHATFASFFGGSNPFDIFFASSRSRMFNGFDQEDMDMDDDDDPFSAFGRFGFNGINGVHRRHQESLHTRRKVQDPPVIHELKVSLEEIYHGSTKRMKITRRRLNADGRTMRTEDKILNIVIKRGWKEGTKITFPKEGDATPDNIPADIVFILKDKPHSHFKRDGTNVIYTANISLKEALCGCTVNIPTIDGRVIPLPCNDIIKPGTVKRLRGEGLPFPKAPSQRGDLIVEFKIRFPDRIAPQTRQILKQHLPCS, from the exons atgtttaaaataaagctaGAGCCTTTAAAAATGACAGCTTGGACTATGAATGTGTTCGTAAAGTTTCG GAATAAGTACTCGGCTCCCAGCAGTGTCGCCATCATGGGGAAGGACTATTACAAGATTTTGGGCATCCAGAGCGGTGCTAATGAAGATGAAATCAAGAAGGCCTATCGGAAAATGGCCCTGAAATATCACCCCGATAAGAATAAAGACCCCAACGCTGAGGAGAAGTTCAAGGAGATTGCAGAGGCTTATGACGTCCTGAGTGACCCCAAGAAACGAGCTGTGTACGACCAGTATGGGGAGGAAG GTCTCAAAACTGGAGGTGGCTCTTCAGGTGGCTCagggaacaccttccactacaccTTCCATGGAGACCCCCATGCCACCTTCGCATCCTTCTTTGGAGGCTCCAACCCTTTCGACATCTTCTTCGCCAGCAGCCGCTCCCGGATGTTCAATGGCTTTGACCAGGAAGACATGGATATGGATGATGATGACGACCCTTTCAGTGCCTTTGGCCGGTTCGGCTTCAACGGCATTAATGGGGTTCACCGGCGGCACCAGGAGTCCCTGCACACGCGGAGGAAGGTCCAGGACCCACCTGTCATCCACGAGCTCAAGGTGTCCCTGGAAGAGATCTACCACGGATCCACCAAGAGGATGAAGATCACTCGCAGAAGGCTCAACGCTGATGGCCGGACCATGCGGACTGAGGACAAGATCCTAAACATTGTCATCAAACGGGGTTGGAAGGAGGGAACCAAAATCACATTCCCCAAAGAAGGGGATGCCACTCCAGACAACATCCCTGCAGACATCGTCTTCATCCTCAAGGACAAGCCTCACTCGCACTTCAAGAGGGACGGGACAAACGTGATCTACACGGCAAACATCAGTCTTAAAGAG GCCTTGTGCGGCTGCACTGTGAACATTCCCACCATCGATGGACGGGTGATCCCGCTCCCCTGCAACGACATCATCAAGCCAGGGACAGTGAAGAGACTACGTGGGGAGGGGCTGCCCTTCCCCAAGGCCCCCAGCCAGCGAGGAGACTTGATCGTGGAGTTCAAAATCCGCTTCCCGGACAGAATAGCTCCCCAGACGAGACAGATCCTCAAGCAGCACCTCCCATGCTCCTAG
- the DNAJB5 gene encoding dnaJ homolog subfamily B member 5 isoform X3 — translation MGKDYYKILGIQSGANEDEIKKAYRKMALKYHPDKNKDPNAEEKFKEIAEAYDVLSDPKKRAVYDQYGEEGLKTGGGSSGGSGNTFHYTFHGDPHATFASFFGGSNPFDIFFASSRSRMFNGFDQEDMDMDDDDDPFSAFGRFGFNGINGVHRRHQESLHTRRKVQDPPVIHELKVSLEEIYHGSTKRMKITRRRLNADGRTMRTEDKILNIVIKRGWKEGTKITFPKEGDATPDNIPADIVFILKDKPHSHFKRDGTNVIYTANISLKEALCGCTVNIPTIDGRVIPLPCNDIIKPGTVKRLRGEGLPFPKAPSQRGDLIVEFKIRFPDRIAPQTRQILKQHLPCS, via the exons ATGGGGAAGGACTATTACAAGATTTTGGGCATCCAGAGCGGTGCTAATGAAGATGAAATCAAGAAGGCCTATCGGAAAATGGCCCTGAAATATCACCCCGATAAGAATAAAGACCCCAACGCTGAGGAGAAGTTCAAGGAGATTGCAGAGGCTTATGACGTCCTGAGTGACCCCAAGAAACGAGCTGTGTACGACCAGTATGGGGAGGAAG GTCTCAAAACTGGAGGTGGCTCTTCAGGTGGCTCagggaacaccttccactacaccTTCCATGGAGACCCCCATGCCACCTTCGCATCCTTCTTTGGAGGCTCCAACCCTTTCGACATCTTCTTCGCCAGCAGCCGCTCCCGGATGTTCAATGGCTTTGACCAGGAAGACATGGATATGGATGATGATGACGACCCTTTCAGTGCCTTTGGCCGGTTCGGCTTCAACGGCATTAATGGGGTTCACCGGCGGCACCAGGAGTCCCTGCACACGCGGAGGAAGGTCCAGGACCCACCTGTCATCCACGAGCTCAAGGTGTCCCTGGAAGAGATCTACCACGGATCCACCAAGAGGATGAAGATCACTCGCAGAAGGCTCAACGCTGATGGCCGGACCATGCGGACTGAGGACAAGATCCTAAACATTGTCATCAAACGGGGTTGGAAGGAGGGAACCAAAATCACATTCCCCAAAGAAGGGGATGCCACTCCAGACAACATCCCTGCAGACATCGTCTTCATCCTCAAGGACAAGCCTCACTCGCACTTCAAGAGGGACGGGACAAACGTGATCTACACGGCAAACATCAGTCTTAAAGAG GCCTTGTGCGGCTGCACTGTGAACATTCCCACCATCGATGGACGGGTGATCCCGCTCCCCTGCAACGACATCATCAAGCCAGGGACAGTGAAGAGACTACGTGGGGAGGGGCTGCCCTTCCCCAAGGCCCCCAGCCAGCGAGGAGACTTGATCGTGGAGTTCAAAATCCGCTTCCCGGACAGAATAGCTCCCCAGACGAGACAGATCCTCAAGCAGCACCTCCCATGCTCCTAG